Proteins from one Devosia chinhatensis genomic window:
- a CDS encoding serine hydrolase — protein MKHFVALVAASLMVLPATAQEAAMPSDADIAKILGDRIGRDQANVGIAVAIIENGETRFISHGTLEVDGTDPVTEETLFEAGSITKVFTNLLLAQAVNDGKIDLDAPITDYLPDGFAVPETGNRAITAFDLATHHAGLTGLPEEILSRGIDNPYSGFGADALAVWFADAELARPVGEQFEYSNLGTALLGLALETVEGSDFVTLLTTSVLEPLGMDASSLEMTGQELPAMATGHNTAREATPNWDFEVFAPAGALIISSTDLIKFVAAASGQTQTSLAPAFETMLARTMPVEQGTSIGLGWFITTTGQSEIVWHNGMTGGYTSFAGFDRASGNGVVVLTNMAAQRGVNDIGMHLLNPAIPLNEQPQLRTAVEIDPALFDDYVGDYVLAPGVVLSVTEQDGQLFAQLTGQGAYEIFPEGDTQFFYKIVDAQITFDVTEGDVKSLVLHQNGQNLPGLKVVE, from the coding sequence ATGAAGCATTTCGTTGCCCTCGTTGCTGCAAGCCTGATGGTGCTCCCTGCCACCGCTCAGGAGGCTGCCATGCCATCCGATGCCGATATCGCCAAGATCCTGGGGGACCGCATCGGCCGCGACCAGGCCAATGTCGGGATTGCCGTCGCGATCATCGAAAACGGCGAGACCCGCTTCATTTCCCACGGAACGCTTGAAGTCGACGGCACCGACCCAGTGACCGAAGAGACGCTGTTCGAAGCTGGTTCGATCACCAAGGTCTTCACCAATCTCCTGCTGGCTCAAGCCGTAAACGACGGCAAGATTGACCTCGACGCGCCCATTACCGATTATCTGCCGGACGGTTTCGCCGTGCCGGAGACCGGAAATCGTGCCATCACCGCCTTCGATCTGGCCACTCATCATGCCGGCCTGACCGGCCTGCCTGAGGAAATCCTTTCCCGTGGCATCGACAACCCTTATTCGGGCTTTGGCGCCGACGCGCTTGCGGTCTGGTTTGCCGACGCTGAACTCGCCAGGCCGGTTGGCGAGCAATTCGAATATTCCAATCTGGGCACGGCCCTGCTCGGACTGGCGCTTGAGACTGTCGAAGGGAGCGATTTCGTCACCCTTTTGACCACCAGTGTTCTCGAGCCCCTGGGCATGGATGCATCGAGCCTCGAAATGACCGGCCAGGAGCTACCCGCCATGGCGACCGGGCACAACACCGCCCGCGAGGCCACACCCAATTGGGATTTCGAGGTTTTTGCGCCCGCCGGGGCCTTGATCATTTCTAGCACCGACCTGATCAAGTTCGTCGCCGCCGCCAGCGGTCAGACGCAGACGTCGCTCGCCCCTGCCTTCGAGACCATGCTGGCGCGCACCATGCCGGTCGAGCAAGGCACCAGCATCGGGCTGGGCTGGTTCATCACCACCACCGGGCAGAGCGAAATCGTCTGGCACAATGGCATGACCGGGGGCTATACCAGTTTCGCCGGCTTCGACCGCGCCAGCGGCAATGGCGTGGTTGTCTTGACCAATATGGCGGCGCAACGGGGCGTCAACGATATCGGCATGCACCTGCTCAATCCCGCCATTCCGCTCAACGAACAGCCCCAGTTGCGCACCGCGGTGGAAATCGACCCCGCCCTTTTTGACGACTATGTCGGCGACTATGTGCTCGCCCCGGGCGTGGTGCTCAGCGTTACCGAGCAGGATGGGCAACTTTTTGCTCAGCTCACCGGACAGGGCGCCTATGAAATCTTTCCAGAAGGCGACACGCAGTTCTTTTACAAGATCGTCGACGCCCAGATTACCTTCGACGTGACGGAGGGCGACGTGAAGTCGCTGGTCCTGCACCAGAATGGCCAGAACCTGCCCGGTCTCAAGGTGGTTGAATAG